The following nucleotide sequence is from Podospora bellae-mahoneyi strain CBS 112042 chromosome 1 map unlocalized CBS112042p_1, whole genome shotgun sequence.
TGCGCTCATTTCCCGTCGCTCCCGCCACCGCGCTGGAACCCGTTATTTTACCCGTGGTCTCGATGACCAAGGCCACGCCGCCAACTACAACGAAACCGAACAGGTTGTCATTCTTAACGACCACACCACCGGTCTTGGCGGCTCGTcatggcagcaacaacaaaagtCATCCTCTCTCGCCGACGGTGTAGGCAAGGAGATGCAAATCCTCTCCTACGTCCAAACCCGCGGCAGCGTCCCCGCCTACTGGGCTGAAATCAACACCCTAAAGTACACCCCCAAGATCCAGATCCGCGCCATCGAAGCTGCCTACCCAGCCGCCAAAGCCCACTTTGACGAACAGATCCGCATCTACGGCGACAACTACCTGGTAAACCTTGTCAACCAAAAGGGCCGCGAAGTCCCCGTCAAGGAGGCCTACGAGAAGGTAGTAGAGATGCTCGTCTCTCGGCCCAAAGAACACGTCCAGGGCGACCAGCGGACTGACGAGAAGTTCCACACCATCGAGACAGCCGAGAAGAAATCCCAGTTTGACAGGCTGCACTACATCTACTTTGACTTTCACGCCGAGACCAAGGGGTTGCAGATGCACCGCGCCCAGCTGCTTATCGACCGGATGCGCGAGGCGCTCGTGGCCCAGCAGTACTTCCGTGCTAGTGTTGACTCTACCCCCggtaacaacaacaagaccgaCGGCGGGAGGTTGGACGTCCGGTCGCTGCAGACGAGTGTAGTGAGGACAAACTGCATGGATTGTCTGGACAGGACGAACGTGGTACAGTCTATGCTTGCTCGGTGGACGCTGGACAGGATGTTTATTGATCTTGGCTTGCTGGCTAGGGGGAGCAGGTTCGCGGATGAAGACGCGGCGTTTGAGCTGATGTTCCGAAATATGTGGGCTGATAATGCGGATGTGGTGTCGAATGCGTATTCCGGTACCGGGGCTATGAAGACTGATCTGACGAGAACGGGCAAGAGGACCAAGGCTGGTGCGCTGCAGGACGGAAACGTGGCTGTTACGAGATACTGCAAGAACAACTTTTTGGACGGGCCGAGGCAGGATGCGTTTGATTTGTTTTTGGGTGTGTATCAACCCAGTGTGGGGGGGGGTCTAGTGTTTGTGGACAGGAGGCCGGTGTTGATCCAGGCGGTGCCGTATATTGCGGCGTTtgggcttttttttgtgCTGATGGGGATGTACTCGCCGAGACTGCCCGACGCGGCCGTGTGGCCGATGAGGTTGTTTATCTTGTTTTGGACGGGGGTGACGGGGTGGGCGCTGTGGTTTATTTTCAATAACGGGATGCTCTACGTAagttttttttctgtctctTTTTGGGACCTGTAATAGTTTGCTGACATACTACAACAGGTAAACTGgcccaaactcaaccccaGACCTTGGGCAACGGAGGGCTACCACGAGACGATTAGCCGGGTGCGCAAGGACAAGATTCTCGGGCCGCTGGTGGCCAGGCACGAGAGGGGCTTGTCTGTCGCAAGGTACATCAATGCCGAGGAAGGCAAGAAGAGGATCGAGTAGACCACACAGCAAGTATCACTTCTTCATGGCATCGAGGGGGGAACAACACTTGTTTTCTTGGCTTCATTCTTGTACGCCCACCCCCTCGAGCTggtcttgtttcttttgtcagcttttttttttgtgaaTGGACCGCTTTTGAAGGAATTGTTTTAGTACTGGTTAGACTTGTCTTCTTGTTTTGTCTTCGCTTCGCACACAACTACTACTTCGATTCGTATAATAGCCTGCTGCGGGAAGAGACAACGAGCAAGGGGTTAATCAAAGGTTATTTATTTGGTTGCATTGATGTTGAATACATTCTAGGTCTATCGGATCATTTGATGGGTTGTATTTTCGAAATTCGCTTGATTTGTATTGTAGGTAGATTTTCAATGGCAAGAGTGTCAAAAGCATTGGACTCAACGATCTGCAAATAGAGTAGATGGAACGAGGAGAAAAAATGCAAAAGAATTGGGCCGAGCCAGGGCTTGAACCTGGGACCACTTGCAAGTTGAAGCACTTGGAACGAATTCCCAAAGCAAGTATGCTACCACTACACCACACGGCCTGTGATTTGTTGGTGAATTGAAGTTAGTGAAAAAACTTTATCAATGGGTCCTACGTTGGGCTGCGCCACCAACCACGCCGCTTGACTCAACACTCAACGACAACTTTGGGCGATATCAACATTTCACTTctctcatccttcttccacttcatTCGTTCATTTTTTCAATTCAATTACTCAAATGCACAGTTACTATTTCTGACTGCTTGCTTCCTCTCTTCAACCGCATCTTTCCATCCTTGGGTATTGATCCCTCTTTGAACCCCAAGCAAAGAAACGGTGCTATAGAAACCTAAAAAAGCGGCTAGCAAACAACACC
It contains:
- the SAC1 gene encoding Phosphoinositide phosphatase sac1 (COG:I; EggNog:ENOG503NUMD), encoding MTLPFRDINVQTASDAYIFTSPSSPNAPALAIDRPTGDIRLLDASLLSGKRVSRITSIAGILGVIQLRLDKYIIIITKAQPVGRLRGHMVYKVVSTDILPLRERQVSDPDEDRFLSLLRGFIKPGPMYFSYSVDITNSFQRQAQQDAESPLWKRADDRFFWNRFIQSDLINFRNSGGRGQPAPQPNIDPYILPVIFGMLEIHPTTFKGTPLTIALISRRSRHRAGTRYFTRGLDDQGHAANYNETEQVVILNDHTTGLGGSSWQQQQKSSSLADGVGKEMQILSYVQTRGSVPAYWAEINTLKYTPKIQIRAIEAAYPAAKAHFDEQIRIYGDNYLVNLVNQKGREVPVKEAYEKVVEMLVSRPKEHVQGDQRTDEKFHTIETAEKKSQFDRLHYIYFDFHAETKGLQMHRAQLLIDRMREALVAQQYFRASVDSTPGNNNKTDGGRLDVRSLQTSVVRTNCMDCLDRTNVVQSMLARWTLDRMFIDLGLLARGSRFADEDAAFELMFRNMWADNADVVSNAYSGTGAMKTDLTRTGKRTKAGALQDGNVAVTRYCKNNFLDGPRQDAFDLFLGVYQPSVGGGLVFVDRRPVLIQAVPYIAAFGLFFVLMGMYSPRLPDAAVWPMRLFILFWTGVTGWALWFIFNNGMLYVNWPKLNPRPWATEGYHETISRVRKDKILGPLVARHERGLSVARYINAEEGKKRIE